AGTCAATTAACATtgaaaaggaaaactagaaagCCAACAATAACGGTGTCATGGCAACATTCTAGAGTTCATTGACTATCCTACATGACCATGTTTTATagaaattatatatttatttatttaaacaatCCCAAAAAGATAGACATTCTGTGACTGCTTTTTCCGTAGTGCTGACGGACGGTTTGAAGGCTCGCTGATGACCAAAGCCATTGTCAAGTATAACGGGGTCATCACTTGGACACCGCCTGCCAGTTACAAGTCGGCCTGCACCATGGACGTCACCTTTTTCCCTTTTGACCGCCAGAACTGCACCATGAAGTTCGGCTCTTGGACTTACGACGGCAACATGGTTGACCTCGTTTTGATTGACAACCACGTGGACCGGAAGGACTTTTTTGATAACGGGGAATGGGAGATCCTCAACGCCACGGGTGCAAAGGGAAACAGGAAGGATGGCCTGTATTCCTACCCCTTCCTCACCTACTCCTTCATCTTGAAGAGGTTGCCATTATTCTACACTCTCTTCCTCATCATCCCTTGTCTGGGGTTGTCTTTCTTGACTGTGCTGGTCTTCTACCTTCCGTCCGATGAAGGGGAGAAGTTGTCGCTCTCTACCTCTGTCCTCGTGTCGCTCACTGTCTTCCTCCTCGTCATCGAGGAGATCATCCCCTCGTCTTCCAAAGTGATCCCGCTTATCGGCGAGTATTTGCTCTTTATCATGATCTTTGTGACACTCTCCATCATAGTCACTGTGTTCGTCATCAACGTACACCACCGCTCGTCGGCCACCTACCACCCCATGTCGCCGTGGGTTCGCAACCTCTTTCTTCAAAAGCTGCCCAGGTTGCTGTGCATGCGAGGTCACATCGACCGGTACCACTACCCCGAGCTGGCTCCTGAAAGTCCCGAGGTGAAGCCACGATCTGGTGCTCGGAGAGCAGGCCAAAGGGCAAGTGGAGGACAGAGTGCTTCTGACGGAAAGGAAGACGAGGCCTGGGCCACCATGCTGGAGAAAGCCATCTCCTCAGTGCGCTACATCAGCAGACATATTCGCAAGGAACACTTCATTCGAGAGGTAAGATAACCTCATAATGGTTGAAAGGGTTTGTGTTGAAAACTGAACCTGTCACTCTCCAGAACATAACTCATTTCTACTAATTACTCTCAACATAGGAACTCAAAATCTATCAATTTGGTCAGGTTTCTAAAAATAGATCTTTTTTGTTATTCTCTCACAAGCTGCCTCACCAGAAGTCCTGTGGCAGTTGTTCACCGCTCGTCCAAAGCAGTGATTCTCAACCAGAGTTCCGTGGCACACCAATGTGTGCTGCGAGTGCTTTACTGCCAGTCAATTTAAAACTGTGGGGGGCACAGACTTTTGCTATGGGAGGCTGGGTTCAATTCTCACTAACTGCGAGAGAAGACTTTGATGAGTTTAAAAGGTTTCTAGCTAAGTGTGCATTTACTGCAATGTACTGCTACTAGTGTAGTAGCACAACCATACACCCGTAAAATGTTCAAGACACATTTATGCAGAAGGTAATCAAAAGACATTGTGAATCGTATCCAAGCAGTCGGTGCACAATCGCTTAATATTTCCGCACAAAGGAAAATTGCGACTGGTCATTTTGAGTCACCCTCCCTCATTACAGGTCTGTGTGAATGGGTGTTGTTTTAAATACGCTGTCAGTATGTGGAAAATTTTAATTGTTACACTCACATCCCCTTTTCTTCCAGGTGGTTCAAGACTGGAAGTTTGTGGCCCAGGTGCTAGACAGGATCTTCCTGTGGGCATTCCTAACTGTTTCCATACTTGGCACCATCTGCATCTTCACTCCAGCTCTGTACATGTTCTTCAAAATCCCACCACCAATTCCAAGTGAGGATCCAACTTCAAGCTCACAGCTGTAGCATAGATCACTTGATTTTTGAGTCAATAACTCagtattaattattttattacagGGGATCTGTTACACTTGTAATAATCCTTACACTTATCATGTAAATCTCTTCCACATACGTAGCTCTGTGTGTCTGAAACATCTGTTTCTTCAATATGTTGTTTTGACAGATTTTAATTGTTTTGTCATATATCAACTTACTCAAACCCCTTTGACACTACTTTAAGAACATTGTAGTTTTCATTGGCTAATTTTCTTCTTCCAATATATGCAACAAAAAATGGCAAACCTAGATCAAAATAAGTACTGTATAGACAAATGTTCACCGCTACCTTGGCTTGAAATGTTGATTTGCACTCAGTGATCACAAGTATATTCTAGCTACCACTGACTATAGTATAGTATTGAGGGTTGAGGGTTGACTAAGTGGTAGAAAAAGGACTTAGTTGTATACATTTTTAGGTCttccaatacattttattttaatcagtCCAGCAAAACCTCAACGTGATGCTGATGCATGCATGAAATTGGAGCACATGCAAGAATGGCAATGCAATGTTGTCAGTAGATGACAGTACCCCCTAGTGGTCGCAAAATATGAAAGAACTTTTGATTCTGATAATCCTGAATATCCTAAATCGCCACTATTTctatagttcatcatcatcatcatcataaaaagaagaagaatgtgACTTGAAatgcattattattttgttaccAATATTTGTTGCAACTGTGATACTCTTCAGTCAtccatttcacaaaatttacagAATTCTACCTCTTCTACACAATAAGAACTGTTTGTATTTCAGTTTTTCTATTTGAAATGCAATATCAAAGTGTGTCTCAGCCAACAAAGTTCCAAATGATGTTCCATCATCTCTGGCTCATATGATTTGTTTCTTGTGATATTGTTGGGTAGACGGTGCGGTCAAATTATTACCATAAACATAATGCGTTAAATTGCTACTTTTTAATCTCTTATTTGCGTTGAAAACATAGGTACAGAGCAGTTTTACAGTACAACCATGGAACATTCCCTTGGCATTAGCCACATTATAATCATGTTTGTCTATCATGTCAACCCTCATataatttgtttttgtcttctctATTTGCGTCCTCCGGTCTGGCTGTCCAAGTGAGCTCTCGTATTGCGCAACATCTCCATGTACAGTCTGTGATTCTCACTGCAACATCAATGGAAACATGTTGTTTATGACATTACTATTATCATGACATTATTGATTATAAAGTCAGCTCAGCCCCAGgtgatgtaaataaataaaatatcaataaaaaacaagtaCAAATGATGCATTGAGTGGTATTTTTATATGTTAAAAAACTGTGCTACACCGTCCACTTAGTAGCTAGGAAAGCAAGCAGAAGAACTAACGTCAGCACTCCTTACCATACCATGTCCGTATCAACATTGCACATTTGTATAGTTGCTTGTTGATAGGCAGAATGTGTGGGCCGTGTAATAATGTCCAAAAATGTCCAATTCACAAAACAACAATGCTAACTGCAGTTTGAATACAATTCTGCTGGCGTAAACTTGACGCTCTTCAACTGAAACCTGATCATGACAGTAGTGATTGTACACGGAAAGGAAATCGTCATGCCAGGCGTGATTGTGAGCGAATACTTAGGAGAAGTTGCTTTTTTCTTGCCCagacaacaaaaaaatactAAATGTCAGAAAACAATAGCAATCATTGTAAAAATTCAACATGCACATCTCCACTTATGTCCACTCTAACATCCAAAAATATCAAAACAAGTGCCTTTGTATTTTGGATTTTATAGGCATTATAAGGCCTTCCTCGCCGTAGGCACTTAAGGAGGGAAACAGTCATGTCCATAAACTCCAAAATGTTGCAGAAATCATTCTGACAATGTTAGAGATTCATGTGGGCATGCGTAGACATGTGCATGTAAATCTTCGTGACGATTGACAACAGCTTTCTGACAGTCTCGTTCGCACCTCCTCAGTCAGGATTCCAAGCTTGCGTTCTGTAAATGTCATCACTCTCTTCCTAACTGTCATTATTCTGCCATGGTGTTGGGCTCTACATTAAAATACTTTGTCACTTACTCCGCCACAGAGCGGTCAAACATCAGGTGACCCATATCCATGTAGAACTGGGCATCTGTTCGAAGGGCTGTCCAGTACTCGTTAGCCTGAGAGACAAAATCGATGTCAAGGAAATTCATACAAAATGAAAGATCTTTTTTGACCATTGCACACTACTTGAAGCTCCACAAGTCATTTCAGCATAGTTCCTTAGCAATGAGAAGTCACAAAGGGTGCCAAAGCAACACATTCATTTATGaaggaatcaggtgtgtttttcAGCAAATATGTGCCGTTTGTCCAAATCTAGTGACGACCACATCACCTGCTCCTGGATGGTGTAACCCCACTGGTTCTGAGAATTGTGGGGGTCCCAGTatcctgactgtcttttcagccgGATGAAGCGCTTTGCTTCCTCATCTTTCATAAATGGGGCCGCCAAAACCCCTAAATATAAAATGATGACAGAAGATAGCTTGAACAGTGCAAAGGACCCTGGACAAAAAACGCATTCTGGGCTGAAGAATGATGAATTAATGgagttggaaaaaaatatagtaAACAAACTACCCTTCAGTTTTTAAATATGCTACAAGCATATTGTACAGCCAATCAGAGTAAATTGCACAATCCAATAGAAGAGTAATTTGTAACGTGTTATAATAAATACACATTAATATTTGAGTGACCTATGACTTGATGATGATAAAATAATTATGTTAATATTGTACTTACCAGTCAAAAGAGCAAAAAGCATTACAAACTTCATgtctataaaaagaaaaagaaaatagtattttaggtgcatcgtttcaacacaaaattgtttagagtaaaataaaatacagtacattATTTATCCTGAGAAGAAAATGCTCCAAATTTACCTGCAGAGTGAGTGCTGATCTCAGCTTCAAACTGAGAACCTCACAAATGAATGTGGAAGAGAACAAGAGTTTCTTTCAGCAAGAAGCTGAGAGGAATGCGTTAAGTCAAACAAACAAGACTTGGAAGGTAACtgtccaaaacacacacaatcacacacacactgctcctTCACTTTGGGAACAAGTTAAGCTCTGAGATTTATAATAAAGACAACGACTGTATTAAGCAGTCATCAATGTACAATTTATGCACaataccaattaaaaaaaagcaaagtcttgctttgaaagaaaaacatatacaaaTAATACAtgcaaaatatacaaaaaatacATGCATACAAACAATTCTACATTTTAATGAGCTCACTTTCTTGAGGTACCGCTTAAAATTTTTGAAACATGAATAATTCCGAGCATGATTTGAGATTTAAGAGGAAGCCATGCAGCAAAAGCAATACATGCAGTGGTAGTTTctctgccctttttttttttatagatgtgTAAGTCATGCCCCATTATCTTGTGCCGTGTACACTCTCTGACTACCGTTTTCTAACAAAGCTGTTAAAACTTTGAAGTTATGGTCCCATTTTAATATTATCAATGTTTCttaatttttatttaggaaCCCTGGCATTTATGGATGTGATCTGTAAATATATTGTCAATTTAAATTGCattgttaaataaataatattctcTACTTCTACTTTCTCTTTggaagtgtgtgtgcatttatcTGTGTGTCTCAGTACAATAACGGTTCCTCCACTGGGTGGGGTTCTGACTACATTCATGAATGGCTCCAGCAGCCCTTTAACTAATGAACCACTTCTGTAGAGCTGCACTGCACCATAGTGAGATTAATACTTGGAGTACCTTATCCAGCTAGTCATTGAGTTTAGGTCCGACCGCATTACATCAGATGGATGAACTTAAATACAACAAACTACAAGACACCCAAACATCATTAGCTGATCCACTTCtactcaaggaaaaaaaaatgcaaatttttGTGACAGAATTCCATTTGTGTCCAAACATTCCAATTCTCCACCACGGTCTTTGCTGTGACCGCAGATGAGAAAAGAAGCCAACAAAAGAGAGAACTATAAAAGAAAattgcacacacacaaggagATGCAGAGCCAAGATAAAAGAGTGAAAAAGCAACGCCACAACATTTAAGTCCATTAGTGGAACACTGCTCATGTATTAAAGATAAGAGAATTAACATCTCCCTCCGCTCTTTGCAGTATTTTCTACACTTACCTCTTTACTGTCTCTCTCCTGGCACACACCCACAGGAAGACTATTGTTCTATAGTAAAAGTAACACACCATTATGCAGGTTGACATTAACATGATGAACCAATGATCTTTCTGTTGTCTATCGACATGCATGTTTGAATTTTTAAAGACTTTATTGGTGCTGTTAATTGTCTTGCTGGCTCAACTGTTGGAGCTCAAACTGGGGAGCTTTTGGGAGATATTTTATTCCGTaatgcagttttgtgtgtgtgcaacccTCAGGGCACAAGATGGGGGGGTGAATATATTTAGTGCAAGCAAACTGTTTTCACACTTGAGAAGGACAAATTTATATGGAGCATAATACTCTCTTAAATACAAATCCTGTTACTCACTAAGATGCAACTACCATTGCAttgtattcatccatccatccattttctgaaccgcttagtccccacggggggtcgcgggcgtgctggagcctatcccagccgtcatcgggcagtaggcgggggacaccctgaactggttgccagccaatcgcagggcacacagagacagacaaccaatcgcactcacactcacacctagggacaatttggagtcttcaatcggcctaccaagcatgtttttggaatgtgggaggaaaccggagtgcccggagaaaacccacgcgggcccggggagaacatgcaaactccacacagggagggccggaggtggaatcgaacccgcaccctcctaactgtgaggcggacgtgctacccagtgcgccaccgagccgtgcATTGTATTCAATTCGTGAATAAAATGTATGTCCATTAAAAAATTATAGTGTGAATTCTGTGCATTGGAATGTGCGATGACAATGGAAGTTGGGAATCAAACTCTTTCATGGAGTAAACCATTCTGGCAGTTTTTCAACAGCACAATTTAGATTAGATCAAGCACCAAGACCCGTTAGTTTGTCACTATGTAAGTTTGACCCAGTTTTTCGAGTCTGCTTCCTTCTAAACAGCAAATCAGATCATCAGCTCACTACTTACTCTCCAGCTCTAGTGTACAACATGCAGCTATTGCACACTATTGACTTTCGATTTCCGCCAATTACAGATATTCAAATAATGATGTCATACATCCGTCACATTAATCACCTGTCACTtaagcatttgtttttgttttttgttttacatttcaATGTACATGTACATCAATTTTACCTTCAGGAGAACCCCTTAAAATGGACTAATATCACGTGATATACTATATTTGGTCTTGGAAAATGTAAAACATTATCTTTTAGTCCAGCATTGAGCTCTGTGTCCTCTATGGCTGTCCGAGCACACATGGATTAAATTCTATAGCAAATAAAATCTAAATACACGATAGTCTTCCAAAAGAGTGCCTTGAGACATGAATGCAATGGCAGCACTGCTTTTTGAATGAACTACAGTAAAACCGCGTGAAAGAGAGTGAGTCGATAAGAACATTCAAAGAGTTTTCCCACCTCATTGCTTC
The sequence above is drawn from the Syngnathus scovelli strain Florida chromosome 1, RoL_Ssco_1.2, whole genome shotgun sequence genome and encodes:
- the LOC125979717 gene encoding neuronal acetylcholine receptor subunit non-alpha-2, yielding MLAKRICRSAQDMMKLVLLFVLSAASCPLALATISASNEFVSLAEMEDALLKNLFQGYQRWVRPIQHANDTIRVRFGLKISQLVDVDEKNQLMTTNVWLWQQWLDYKLRWNPDKYGGITSIRVPSENIWLPDIVLYENADGRFEGSLMTKAIVKYNGVITWTPPASYKSACTMDVTFFPFDRQNCTMKFGSWTYDGNMVDLVLIDNHVDRKDFFDNGEWEILNATGAKGNRKDGLYSYPFLTYSFILKRLPLFYTLFLIIPCLGLSFLTVLVFYLPSDEGEKLSLSTSVLVSLTVFLLVIEEIIPSSSKVIPLIGEYLLFIMIFVTLSIIVTVFVINVHHRSSATYHPMSPWVRNLFLQKLPRLLCMRGHIDRYHYPELAPESPEVKPRSGARRAGQRASGGQSASDGKEDEAWATMLEKAISSVRYISRHIRKEHFIREVVQDWKFVAQVLDRIFLWAFLTVSILGTICIFTPALYMFFKIPPPIPSEDPTSSSQL
- the LOC125979725 gene encoding uncharacterized protein C3orf85-like isoform X2, which translates into the protein MKFVMLFALLTGVLAAPFMKDEEAKRFIRLKRQSGYWDPHNSQNQWGYTIQEQANEYWTALRTDAQFYMDMGHLMFDRSVADENHRLYMEMLRNTRAHLDSQTGGRK
- the LOC125979725 gene encoding uncharacterized protein C3orf85-like isoform X1, which codes for MYCILFYSKQFCVETMHLKYYFLFLFIDMKFVMLFALLTGVLAAPFMKDEEAKRFIRLKRQSGYWDPHNSQNQWGYTIQEQANEYWTALRTDAQFYMDMGHLMFDRSVADENHRLYMEMLRNTRAHLDSQTGGRK